Proteins encoded by one window of Melospiza melodia melodia isolate bMelMel2 chromosome 9, bMelMel2.pri, whole genome shotgun sequence:
- the FAS gene encoding tumor necrosis factor receptor superfamily member 6: MGTLRGGGGSVARGLLALLLVALLVIETQCKNDTEALITSNRRIISRREVNCREDEYSLDSQCCKKCGRGFVKNVSCPTDVTKHCAPCQKGKEFMDHLNDLDECFRCKWCDSHFGLEVVKNCTPEEDTQCACAKNHFCGPTGCDTCTPCTICESGVIEEQCTAVSDTVCGTKAKLGLIIAGVLLLLLSIIAGAIGAIVWYKRRKKKDPNDPGNGVYKEKHVDIPLIVEDVDLNKYIPGIVAEMTLKEVKTFVRHRGVSEPAIDQSMHDFPGDSSEQKIRLLQVWYQSHGMKGAYETLIRSLRELKMCAVADKIEKKLKAAISSSQEGGQSCNPDTEQSTQEGGNSYSESAELSKTSTASLEETLHRVT; encoded by the exons GTGGCTCTCCTAGTTATTGAAACACAGTGCAAAAATGACACTGAAGCTCTAATAACATCCAATAGGAGAATCATTTCCAGGAGGGAAGTTAACTGCAGGGAGGATGAATACAGTTTAGATAGTCAGTGTTGCAAGAAATGTGGAAGGG GTTTTGTTAAAAATGTCTCCTGCCCAACAGATGTTACCAAACACTGTGCTCCATGTCAGAAAGGAAAGGAATTCATGGATCACCTCAATGACTTAGACGAGTGTTTTAGATGCAAATGGTGTGATAGCCACTTTG GGCTGGAGGTTGTGAAGAACTGTACCCCAGAAGAGGACACACAGTGTGCCTGTGCAAAGAACCATTTCTGCGGTCCTACAGGATGTGACACTTGCACTCCATGTACCAT ATGTGAAAGCGGTGTAATTGAAGAGCAATGTACTGCAGTTTCAGACACTGTGTGTGGAACCAAAG CAAAGCTGGGGTTGATCATTGCTGgggtactactactactactatcaaTAATAGCTGGAGCGATTGGAGCGATAGTCTGGT acaagagaagaaaaaagaaggatcCTAATGACCCAGGTAATGGAGTTTACAAAGAAAAGCAT gtggatATACCTCTTATAGTTGAAG ATGTTGACCTGAACAAATACATTCCTGGTATTGTGGCAGAGATGACACTCAAAGAAGTCAAGACATTTGTTCGTCACCGTGGTGTATCAGAACCTGCCATAGACCAAAGCATGCACGATTTTCCTGGTGATTCATCTGAACAGAAGATTAGGCTGTTACAAGTCTGGTATCAAAGTCATGGAATGAAGGGAGCCTATGAAACCCTAATAAGGAGCCTGAGAGAGTTAAAAATGTGTGCTGTAGCTGATAAAATTGAGAAAAAACTGAAGGCAGCTATTTCCAGCTCTCAGGAAGGGGGACAGTCTTGTAATCCTGACACTGAGCAAAGCACTCAGGAGGGTGGAAACTCTTACAGTGAGAGTGCTGAACTGAGTAAAACCTCTACTGCTAGTTTGGAAGAGACCTTGCACAGAGTAACTTGA